The following are from one region of the Corylus avellana chromosome ca1, CavTom2PMs-1.0 genome:
- the LOC132187441 gene encoding protein DETOXIFICATION 14-like yields the protein MDKSLLLKESREKAEGCLSLTWAAFAQEAKRAGYLAGPMVAVNLSQYFLQIISIMTVGHLGELSLSSTAIAISLAAVSGFSPVFGMSSALETICGQAYGAKQYQKLGNQTYTCIFCLLLVCLPLSLLWICMGKLLVFMGQDPVISHEAGKFIVCLIPALFAYATLQSLVRYFQTQSLITPMLVSSCVTLCFHIPFCWFLVFKSTLKHLGGALAIGMSYWLNVILLGLYMKYNSACAKTRAPISMEMFQGIGEFFRFAIPSAAMICLEWWSFELLTLLSGLLPNPALETSVLSVCLATLSTLYMIPDGLGAAASTRVSNELGAGNPQAARLAVTVVMLITVTGALIISSALFASRHVFGYIFSNEKEVVDYVTTLAPLVCLSVILDNLHGVLSGIARGCGWQDLGAYVNLGSYYLCGLPAGAILGFWVQLRGKGLWIGILIGSFVQAALLSIITSCTDWGKQASKARERILEGRSSVENGLK from the exons ATGGACAAGAGCTTGCTACTGAAAGAGAGCCGAGAGAAGGCTGAGGGCTGTTTAAGCCTAACATGGGCTGCGTTTGCTCAAGAGGCCAAAAGGGCGGGTTACTTGGCTGGACCGATGGTGGCTGTGAATTTATCACAATACTTTCTGCAGATTATTTCCATTATGACGGTTGGTCATCTTGgggagctctctctctctagcacTGCTATTGCCATCTCCCTAGCTGCTGTCTCCGGCTTCAGTCCTGTT TTTGGAATGTCAAGCGCACTGGAAACCATATGTGGGCAAGCTTATGGAGCTAAGCAATATCAAAAACTAGGAAATCAAACATACACATGCATTTTCTGTCTATTATTGGTCTGTCTCCCTCTGTCTCTTCTGTGGATCTGCATGGGAAAGCTGCTCGTCTTCATGGGCCAAGACCCTGTAATTTCACATGAAGCCGGTAAATTCATAGTGTGCCTCATTCCTGCACTCTTTGCCTACGCAACTCTTCAATCTCTGGTTCGATATTTCCAGACGCAGAGTTTAATCACCCCCATGCTTGTAAGCTCTTGTGTCACCCTCTGTTTCCATATACCTTTCTGCTGGTTTTTAGTGTTCAAGTCTACACTAAAACATCTTGGAGGAGCTTTGGCTATTGGCATGTCTTATTGGTTGAATGTCATTTTGCTCGGATTATACATGAAGTACAATAGTGCCTGTGCAAAAACCAGGGCCCCCATTTCTATGGAGATGTTCCAAGGAATTGGAGAGTTCTTCCGTTTTGCTATCCCTTCTGCTGCAATGATTTG CCTTGAATGGTGGTCATTCGAGCTGCTTACCTTGCTGTCGGGGCTATTACCAAATCCGGCGCTTGAAACTTCAGTACTGTCCGTGTG TTTAGCAACACTCTCAACTCTCTACATGATACCAGATGGACTTGGCGCTGCAGCAAG CACTAGAGTTTCAAATGAGTTAGGAGCTGGGAACCCACAAGCCGCACGTTTGGCTGTCACTGTAGTTATGCTTATTACAGTCACAGGGGCACTCATAATCAGCTCAGCCCTTTTTGCCAGCCGCCATGTTTTTGGTTACATTTTCAGCAATGAGAAGGAAGTAGTAGACTATGTTACAACCTTGGCTCCTCTGGTATGTCTGTCGGTTATTCTGGACAACTTACATGGAGTCCTTTCAG GTATTGCTAGGGGATGTGGGTGGCAGGACTTAGGTGCTTATGTCAACCTCGGATCATACTATCTATGTGGACTTCCAGCTGGTGCCATATTGGGTTTTTGGGTACAGTTGAGAGGAAAGGGCCTTTGGATTGGAATACTAATTGGTTCTTTTGTGCAAGCAGCTCTGCTCTCTATCATAACAAGTTGTACAGACTGGGGAAAACAG GCAAGTAAAGCAAGGGAGAGGATACTTGAGGGAAGATCTTCAGTAGAAAATGGATTAAAGTGA
- the LOC132188687 gene encoding protein DETOXIFICATION 12-like: protein MTDTKKDMEETLLPKGREDKKAETPISLTWGVFTVELKRLGVLAGPMVAVILSQYMLQVISIMMVGHLGELALSSTAIAISLSGVTGFSLLLGMASALETLCGQAYGAQQYRKLGVQAYTAIFSLNLVCIPVSLIWIYVGKLLVLIGQDPIISREAGKFIIWLVPALFAYATLQPLVRYFQTQSLILPMLISSCATLCFHIPLCWVLVFKSGLGNHGAALAISISYWLNVICLGLYMKYSSACAKTRAPISMEIFQGIREFFRFAIPSAVMSCLEWWSFELLILFSGLLPNPELETSVLSVCLSTISTLNAIPCGLGAAASTIVSNELGAGNPQGARIAVFAVLFFAVAETSIVSSSILANRRVFGYTFSNEKEVVDYVTTMAPLVSLSIILDSIQAVLSGIARGCGWQHIGAYVNLGAFYLCGIPVAAALGFRTQLRGRGLWIGIQIGASVQTILLCIITSCTNWEKQASKARERIFEGKLPKDNNDSEQRILLS, encoded by the exons ATGACAGACACAAAGAAAGACATGGAAGAAACTTTGTTGCCAAAaggaagagaagataaaaaggcAGAAACTCCCATATCTCTAACATGGGGTGTTTTTACGGTGGAGCTGAAGAGGTTAGGCGTCTTAGCAGGTCCCATGGTAGCAGTGATTCTATCACAGTACATGTTGCAGGTCATTTCAATCATGATGGTGGGTCATCTCGGTGAACTTGCTCTCTCTAGCACTGCTATTGCCATCTCTCTTTCTGGGGTCACCGGCTTCAGTCTTCTT TTGGGAATGGCAAGTGCGCTGGAAACTCTATGTGGGCAAGCTTATGGAGCTCAACAATATCGAAAGCTTGGAGTTCAAGCTTACACTGCTATATTTTCTCTCAACTTAGTCTGTATTCCTGTGTCTTTGATATGGATATACGTGGGAAAGTTACTAGTTTTGATAGGCCAAGACCCTATAATTTCACGTGAAGCTGGTAAATTCATCATTTGGCTTGTTCCTGCACTCTTTGCATATGCCACTCTTCAACCACTTGTTAGATACTTCCAGACACAAAGTCTGATCCTGCCAATGCTGATAAGCTCTTGTGCCACTCTTTGTTTTCACATACCTCTATGTTGGGTTTTAGTATTCAAATCTGGACTGGGAAACCATGGAGCAGCATTAGCTATTAGTATTTCATATTGGTTAAATGTGATTTGCCTCGGATTATACATGAAGTACTCTTCTGCCTGCGCGAAAACCCGTGCACCAATTTCTATGGAGATTTTCCAAGGAATTAGGGAGTTCTTTCGGTTTGCTATCCCATCTGCTGTAATGAGTTG CCTTGAGTGGTGGTCTTTTGAGCTTCTTATATTGTTTTCTGGGCTATTACCAAATCCAGAGCTTGAAACTTCAGTTCTTTCTGTATG TCTCTCAACCATCTCAACACTCAATGCAATACCATGTGGACTTGGTGCAGCAGCAAG TACTATAGTTTCAAATGAGTTAGGAGCAGGGAACCCTCAAGGTGCTCGTATAGCTGTCTTTGCTGTGTTGTTTTTTGCAGTGGCAGAGACAAGTATAGTAAGCTCAAGCATTCTTGCCAACCGCCGTGTATTTGGTTACACTTTTAGCAATGAGAAGGAAGTTGTGGACTATGTCACAACCATGGCTCCTCTGGTTTCTCTGTCAATTATACTGGACAGTATACAAGCGGTGCTCTCAG GTATTGCTAGAGGATGTGGGTGGCAGCATATAGGGGCCTATGTCAACCTTGGGGCTTTCTATCTTTGTGGGATTCCAGTTGCTGCAGCCTTGGGCTTCAGGACACAGTTAAGAGGAAGGGGGCTTTGGATTGGAATACAAATTGGTGCTTCTGTTCAGACAATACTGCTCTGTATTATAACAAGTTGCACAAACTGGGAAAAACAG GCTAGCAAGGCAAGGGAGAGGATATTTGAGGGGAAACTTCCAAAAGATAATAATGATAGTGAGCAGAGAATTTTGTTGAGCTAA